The stretch of DNA AAACACCCCGGCCCTGTTGCTGTATACGCGGATGGGCTTTACGCCCTATGCCGTGGAGGAGCGGGTGAACTGGGACGGGAGCCGCATTGCCGCAGTGATGATGCGACTTGCGCGGCAGGGCTGAGCCTGACGGCAGTGCCGCATTTCGTGTGGGTAGCAGAATGCCGCGCTGTGCGTGAGTGGATGAATGCCGCGTTGCGTGAGGGTGAAAGATGGCGTCTTTTATGTATATGCCATGCAGAATGCCAGATAGCATATGAGGCGCAGCACAGCGCTGAATGCAAAGAATGATGTCTATTTTTATGAAGATATATGAATGCCGCATTGCACCGGAACGGCATGGATTGCAATTACTATAAACGGGCAACCGCACAGGAAGGATTGTATGGACGGTTTTACCTTTTGCGCACCCACCAAGGTGGTGTTCGGGCGCGATACCATTCCCTCGGTGGGCGGGCACATTGCCGAACATGGTGTGAGCCGCGTGTTGCTGGTGTTTGGCGGCGGTTCGGTGCGACGCAACGGGGTGTATGACGCGGTGACGGCATCGTTGCAGGCGGCAGGCGTGGCGTGGGAAGAGTTCTGGGGGGTGCAGCCCAACCCGTCGCTGGCGCAGGTGGAGGCGGGGGTGGACAAGGCCCGCGCCTATGGGGCGCAGGGGGTTCTGGCGGTGGGCGGCGGCAGCGTTATCGACTGCGGAAAGGCCATTGCGGCTGGATGTTTTCTGGACGATTACTGGACGTATGTGGAAACGCGCAAGCTGCTGCAAAAGGCTTTGCCCGTGTTTACGGTGCTCACGCTTTCCGGCACGGGCACGGAGATGAACGAGAAGGCTGTGATCACCAACGAGCCTGAGGCCAAGAAGTGGTCGGTGAGCGGATTGTGCATTTGCCCGCGTGTGACAATCATAGACCCGCAGGTGCAGGCGGATGTGCCGTGGCACCTGACCATGACGGGTGGCATAGATGCCATGACGCACGTGATGGAGAATTATTTTCGCGGCAGGCTGGCGGATGCGGCAACGGGGTTTTTCCATGAGGAGACAACGTTGCAACTGAACGAGGGGCTGCTGCGCGGCATTGTGCAGTCGCTGAACGTGTTGCAGCGCGACCCGGCACATTACGGGGCGCGTGCAAGCCTTGCGTGGGCTGCCTGCTGGGGGTTGAACGGACTTACCGTGGCCGGGCTTTCCGGCGGCGACTGGACATCGCACGCGTTGGAGCATGCGCTCAGCGGGCGGTATCCGCATATTCCGCATGGCGCGGGGCTGGCGGTGCTGTTTCCTTCATGGATGGAAGAGGTGTGCGATGTGGCCCCTGCGGTGTTTGCCCGGTTTGCCCGCACGGTGTGGGGTGTGGGGCAGTCCGGCGGCGAGGCCGCAGGCGTTGCGGGGGCCATGGACGCGGACCCGCAGGCGATGCGTGCCCTTGCCCGCGAGGGAGTGGCCGCCACCCGCAGGGCCTTTGCCGCGTGGGGAGCACCTGCTGATCTTTCCCACTGGGGCGTGACCGCGGAGGATGTGCCGGAGATGGTGCGCAACGCCTTTGGTTATCGCGCTCTGGGCAGGCTGGTGCCGCTGAACGAGGAGCAGGTGACGCGTATATTTATGCGGGTGCTGTAGTTTGCGTAGTCGGTTCGCCGCACAGGGCCTGCTGTTCTGCCTTGAGCTGTCCGCAGGCGGCCTTGATGTCTGCGCCCTTGGACTTGCGGATGATGGCTGTGATGTTTTTTGACCACAGGACCTGTTCAAAGGCCAGCACTGCCTCTTCCGTGGGGGCCTTGTAGGGGTCGCCTTCCGAGGGATTGTAGATGATGAGGTTCATCTTGCCCTTTGTGCGCGAGACAAGGCGCACCAGTTGCTGCGCGTGTTCCACGGAATCGTTTACGCCGCCGAGGAGAAGGTATTCGAAAGTGATGCGTTCGCGCGTTTTGAGGGGGTAGTTCTCCAGCGCGGTGATGAGATCATTCAGATGCCAGTTGGCGGCTTTGGGCATGATCTGCTTGCGCAGTTCCTGCGTGGGCGCGTGCAGCGAAACGGCCAGATAGGCAAGGCCGGATTCGCCCAGTTCCCGCAGTCCCTTTTCTATGCCGCAGGTGGAAACTGTTATGCGGCGGGGGGAGAATTGCAGCCCCAGCACGCTGTTCAGGCTTTCCAGACTGCGCATCATCTCGCGCATGTTGAGCAGCGGTTCGCCCATGCCCATGAACACCAGATTGCGCAGGGTGGGGTTTGCGGCATCGTCTTGCAGGTATTCGCGCGCCACCAGCACCTGCCCCAGAATTTCTGCCATGGTCATGTTGCGCTCGAAGCCCATGGTGCCTGTGGAGCAGAAGGTGCAGCCCATGGCGCAGCCCACCTGACACGAGAGGCACTGCGTGAGCCTGCCGTTGGAGCCGGGGATGAGCACTGTTTCTACCAGTGCGCCATCGCGCAGGCGCAGCAGGAACTTGGTGGTGCCGTCTGAGCTTTTCTGCATGGTCACCACCTCCGGCCACACGATTTCGGCATGCTCTTTGAGC from Desulfovibrio psychrotolerans encodes:
- the rlmN gene encoding 23S rRNA (adenine(2503)-C(2))-methyltransferase RlmN, producing MVDILNLTFSELESFLVERGEKAFRAKQLWQWMWNKYTRDFDLMTNVSKATRAMLKEHAEIVWPEVVTMQKSSDGTTKFLLRLRDGALVETVLIPGSNGRLTQCLSCQVGCAMGCTFCSTGTMGFERNMTMAEILGQVLVAREYLQDDAANPTLRNLVFMGMGEPLLNMREMMRSLESLNSVLGLQFSPRRITVSTCGIEKGLRELGESGLAYLAVSLHAPTQELRKQIMPKAANWHLNDLITALENYPLKTRERITFEYLLLGGVNDSVEHAQQLVRLVSRTKGKMNLIIYNPSEGDPYKAPTEEAVLAFEQVLWSKNITAIIRKSKGADIKAACGQLKAEQQALCGEPTTQTTAPA
- a CDS encoding iron-containing alcohol dehydrogenase — translated: MDGFTFCAPTKVVFGRDTIPSVGGHIAEHGVSRVLLVFGGGSVRRNGVYDAVTASLQAAGVAWEEFWGVQPNPSLAQVEAGVDKARAYGAQGVLAVGGGSVIDCGKAIAAGCFLDDYWTYVETRKLLQKALPVFTVLTLSGTGTEMNEKAVITNEPEAKKWSVSGLCICPRVTIIDPQVQADVPWHLTMTGGIDAMTHVMENYFRGRLADAATGFFHEETTLQLNEGLLRGIVQSLNVLQRDPAHYGARASLAWAACWGLNGLTVAGLSGGDWTSHALEHALSGRYPHIPHGAGLAVLFPSWMEEVCDVAPAVFARFARTVWGVGQSGGEAAGVAGAMDADPQAMRALAREGVAATRRAFAAWGAPADLSHWGVTAEDVPEMVRNAFGYRALGRLVPLNEEQVTRIFMRVL